The following are from one region of the Escherichia sp. E4742 genome:
- the ilvA gene encoding threonine ammonia-lyase, biosynthetic → MADSQPLSGAPEGAEYLRAVLRAPVYEAAQVTPLQKMEKLSSRLDNVILVKREDRQPVHSFKLRGAYAMMAGLTEEQKAHGVITASAGNHAQGVAFSSARLGVKALIVMPTATADIKVDAVRGFGGEVLLHGANFDEAKAKAIELSQQQGFTWVPPFDHPMVIAGQGTLALELLQQDAHLDRVFVPVGGGGLAAGVAVLIKQLMPQIKVIAVEAEDSACLKAALDAGHPVDLPRVGLFAEGVAVKRIGDETFRLCQEYLDDIITVDSDAICAAMKDLFEDVRAVAEPSGALALAGMKKYIAQHNIRGERLAHVLSGANVNFHGLRYVSERCELGEQREALLAVTIPEEKGSFLKFCQLLGGRSVTEFNYRFADAKDACIFVGVRLSRGLEERKEILQMLNDGGYSVVDLSDDEMAKLHVRYMVGGRPSHPLQERLYSFEFPESPGALLRFLNTLGTHWNISLFHYRSHGTDYGRVLAAFELGDHEPDFETRLNELGYDCHDETNNPAFRFFLAG, encoded by the coding sequence ATGGCAGACTCACAACCCCTGTCCGGTGCTCCGGAAGGTGCCGAATATTTAAGAGCGGTGCTGCGCGCGCCGGTCTACGAAGCGGCGCAGGTCACGCCGCTACAAAAAATGGAAAAGCTCTCGTCGCGTCTTGATAACGTGATTCTGGTGAAACGCGAAGATCGCCAGCCGGTGCACAGCTTTAAGCTGCGCGGCGCATACGCCATGATGGCGGGCCTGACGGAAGAACAGAAAGCGCATGGCGTGATCACCGCCTCGGCGGGTAACCACGCGCAGGGCGTCGCGTTTTCCTCCGCGCGGTTAGGCGTGAAGGCACTGATCGTCATGCCAACCGCCACCGCCGATATCAAAGTTGATGCGGTACGCGGTTTTGGCGGCGAAGTGCTGCTTCATGGCGCGAACTTTGACGAAGCGAAAGCTAAAGCGATCGAACTGTCACAGCAGCAGGGTTTCACCTGGGTGCCGCCGTTCGACCATCCGATGGTGATTGCCGGGCAGGGCACGCTGGCGCTGGAATTGCTCCAGCAGGACGCTCATCTTGACCGCGTATTTGTGCCAGTCGGCGGCGGCGGCCTGGCGGCGGGTGTGGCGGTGCTGATTAAACAGCTGATGCCGCAAATCAAAGTGATCGCCGTAGAAGCGGAAGATTCCGCCTGCCTGAAAGCGGCGCTGGATGCCGGTCATCCGGTTGATTTGCCGCGTGTGGGGCTGTTCGCCGAAGGCGTTGCGGTAAAACGTATAGGCGATGAAACCTTCCGTTTGTGCCAGGAGTATCTTGATGACATCATCACCGTCGACAGCGATGCTATCTGCGCGGCGATGAAAGACCTGTTCGAAGATGTGCGCGCGGTGGCGGAGCCGTCTGGCGCGCTGGCGCTGGCGGGAATGAAAAAATATATCGCCCAGCACAACATTCGCGGCGAACGACTGGCGCATGTACTTTCGGGGGCGAACGTCAATTTCCACGGCCTGCGCTACGTCTCGGAACGCTGCGAACTGGGCGAACAGCGTGAAGCGTTGCTGGCGGTGACTATCCCGGAGGAAAAGGGCAGCTTCCTGAAGTTCTGCCAGTTGCTTGGCGGGCGCTCGGTCACAGAGTTCAACTACCGTTTCGCTGATGCTAAAGATGCCTGCATTTTTGTCGGCGTGCGCTTAAGCCGCGGCCTTGAAGAGCGCAAAGAAATTTTGCAGATGCTCAACGATGGTGGCTACAGCGTGGTTGATCTCTCCGACGACGAAATGGCGAAGCTACACGTGCGCTATATGGTCGGCGGGCGTCCATCGCATCCGTTGCAGGAACGCCTTTACAGCTTCGAATTCCCGGAATCACCGGGCGCGCTGCTGCGCTTCCTCAACACATTAGGCACGCACTGGAATATCTCTTTGTTCCACTATCGTAGTCATGGCACTGATTACGGGCGCGTACTGGCGGCGTTCGAACTTGGCGATCATGAGCCGGATTTCGAAACCCGGCTGAATGAGCTGGGCTACGATTGCCACGACGAAACCAATAACCCGGCGTTCAGGTTCTTTTTAGCGGGTTAA
- the ilvY gene encoding HTH-type transcriptional activator IlvY, translating to MDLRDLKTFLHLAESRHFGRSARAMHVSPSTLSRQIQRLEEDLGQPLFVRDNRTVTLTEGGEELRVFAQQTLLQYQQLRHTIDQQGPSLSGELHIFCSVTAAYSHLPPILDRFRAEHPSVEIKLTTGDAADAMEKVVTGEADLAIAGKPETLPGAVAFSMLENLTVVLIAPALPCPVRNQVSAEKPDWSTVPFIMADQGPVRRRIELWFRRNKISNPMIYATVGGHEAMVSMVALGCGVALLPEVVLENSPEPVRNRVMILERSDEKTPFELGVCAQKKRLHEPLIEAFWKILPN from the coding sequence TTGGATTTACGCGATCTGAAAACCTTCCTGCATCTGGCGGAAAGCCGCCATTTTGGCCGTAGCGCGCGGGCAATGCACGTTAGCCCGTCCACGCTCTCTCGGCAGATTCAGCGCCTGGAAGAAGATCTCGGTCAGCCGCTGTTTGTGCGCGATAACCGCACGGTAACGCTGACGGAAGGGGGCGAAGAACTGCGCGTTTTCGCCCAGCAAACGCTGTTGCAGTATCAGCAATTGCGCCACACCATCGATCAGCAAGGGCCCTCGCTCTCTGGCGAGTTACATATTTTCTGCTCGGTGACCGCCGCTTATAGCCATCTGCCGCCGATTCTCGACCGCTTCCGCGCAGAGCACCCGTCGGTGGAGATCAAACTCACTACCGGTGATGCGGCGGACGCAATGGAAAAGGTGGTCACTGGCGAAGCTGATTTGGCGATTGCCGGGAAGCCGGAGACTCTGCCAGGCGCGGTGGCGTTTTCGATGCTGGAGAATCTGACGGTGGTGCTGATCGCGCCTGCCCTACCGTGCCCGGTGCGTAATCAGGTTTCGGCAGAGAAGCCGGACTGGTCTACAGTGCCATTTATCATGGCCGATCAGGGACCGGTACGCCGCCGCATTGAACTGTGGTTTCGGCGCAATAAAATCAGTAACCCGATGATTTACGCCACGGTTGGTGGGCATGAAGCAATGGTATCGATGGTAGCGCTCGGTTGCGGCGTGGCCTTGTTGCCAGAAGTGGTGCTGGAAAACAGCCCGGAACCGGTGCGTAACCGCGTGATGATTTTAGAGCGCAGCGATGAGAAAACGCCGTTTGAACTGGGTGTGTGTGCGCAGAAAAAGCGGCTGCATGAGCCGCTGATTGAGGCGTTCTGGAAGATTTTGCCTAATTAG
- a CDS encoding type II toxin-antitoxin system RelE/ParE family toxin has protein sequence MGSSLEDLLAFPITVRKAVGYQLHKIQYGIEPDDWKPFSEIGAGVNEIRIRDNNGIYRVMYVAKFVEALYVLHSFQKQTQQTSQHDKNIARTRYNRVVQQRRNSL, from the coding sequence GTGGGATCTTCTCTGGAGGATCTCCTGGCTTTTCCCATAACGGTACGTAAAGCAGTCGGTTATCAGCTTCACAAAATTCAGTATGGAATTGAACCCGATGACTGGAAACCGTTTTCGGAAATTGGGGCTGGGGTAAATGAAATTCGTATTCGTGACAACAATGGCATCTATCGCGTTATGTATGTTGCGAAGTTCGTAGAAGCGCTCTACGTTTTGCATAGTTTCCAGAAACAGACGCAACAAACCAGTCAGCACGATAAAAACATCGCCAGAACGCGTTATAACCGGGTGGTGCAACAACGGAGAAACAGCCTGTGA
- a CDS encoding helix-turn-helix domain-containing protein: MIAKTDSDIRHVTPSAGNVFADLGFDKQEAEKLYADSLSEIENTLVIKEQLMEEITLWIKQNQMKQAEVATVLHISRPRVSDVVNKKCSKFTIDALVNMLSRIGKPVRVMVGP; encoded by the coding sequence GTGATTGCCAAAACTGATAGTGATATTCGCCATGTGACGCCATCTGCCGGTAATGTTTTTGCTGATTTGGGGTTTGATAAGCAGGAAGCAGAAAAGCTTTACGCTGATTCCCTGAGTGAAATCGAAAACACGTTAGTCATCAAAGAACAGCTCATGGAAGAAATTACCCTCTGGATTAAGCAAAACCAGATGAAGCAAGCCGAGGTGGCAACCGTTTTACATATATCACGGCCGCGCGTCTCTGATGTCGTCAACAAGAAATGCAGCAAATTCACCATCGATGCTTTGGTGAATATGCTAAGTCGTATTGGGAAGCCCGTTCGGGTAATGGTGGGGCCGTAA